Part of the Phragmites australis chromosome 23, lpPhrAust1.1, whole genome shotgun sequence genome is shown below.
GTTATATAggttctatttttataaaaatatctatgaTATTGAATTTATTATAGATGGTTGTAATTCTGTTTGTAATAGAGATACACACAAACGGATTTTCTGAAAAACCGTCTGTAAGTAGTAAGGATCACgtactaatattttaaaattttgtttgtAAGTAGTAAGAATCATATATTGTTTATATTAAAACCTGTCTGTATGAAGTGTCACAGAcgaagtttttttaaaaaaaccagtTGTGTGACTCTTTCCCCATATAAGTAATTTTGTTTCATGTCTACCCTCATGATATAGCATACACACTTCATAATTCACAAATTGAACAACATATCACATGCATTATTTACGTATCACACATTGatacattattcagaacatcgaCCATATATTGTTTAGAACTTCAATATAGATATTTACACATTACAATGTTTAAGAACGTCGATCACATATTATCCAGAACTTCAACACAAATATTTACacattacaatacttaaaaacatcacacattgtttagaacacataaacctaacTATACATCGTTGGCAATAATGTCATTTAAAAGGACGAAATGATATACATCATTGACAATGTTGTCTTTTAGAAGGACAAAATGATCGACATCATTGGTCGATGCCGTCTTCCAAGCAGacaaaatgattgacatcatctcaGTCTCCTGTGTTTCAGCACAAtatcaacccaagcatcatcttcaatgagcatCTTGCTATTATCCGAATCAGGCTCCATCCTTACTAACTTAGTCATGTGCCAGAATCAGACTGCATTACTGCCAAACCACCAGCTATGGTTAATCAAGACATACGCGTTCAAACAAATCTTGTAGTTCACAAAATGTCTCAATTTAACGAACAAAcatagagaaattttcatctGCAATAATAGAATGGAGAACACGATTCACAACAAAAGCAGGTCCATAGAGGAGCCCTTCACAATAGTGAAAAACACAAAGTCCACTCGGTCAAAATTGATGCAAAGCATTCGCACTGTGGAAGCAGGCATAGGGATAACCCTATCCTGCCACCGCCTAATAGAGTGAATTGAGCCATTGCAGATATGTGACGGAAATAAAGCATTGCCCTTATTTACACTGATCGAagcaaaccctaacaaaaccATGATGTGACCATATGATACTTACCTCAGTGCAGTGAAGGGGATTCAACGTCTAGATCTCGCTTCTCCGACGTGGAAAAATCCATAGTTGTGTGTGTGGAAGATGTACACTCGGATGGCAATGAGTAGAGTGAGGAAGATGAACACTCCTCGTCATTTTATATTAAGGAGAGATGTGCGGGTTGTGTGTGGAGGAAGCCAAAAAGGCAAAGGAGACTAGcgtcaaatttaaaatacttCTTATGTATTTAACTACATAcggatttttataaaatttatctatGTCTATTATACAGATATAAACCTATCTTATAAGAAAACATTCACATACGGTTTTTTTCTAAACATCATCTGTGTTTGTATGATAGTAACAGATAGATTTGTAAAAATTATCTGTGAGGTCAGGTGCACACAAACGACGGTCTTGTTACAGATATATCTATCTTAACAACTGTCTGAGAATATTTTATCAATAACGGATCTAAAAAAACTATCTATGATACTTTATCTGCCTTTTCTGATTGTGTGATAGTGTTTATTGCTCCACTTTCTAAAATTTGACAGGAGGTGGCCAGCGATCGAACGAGCTGAAACTGGGGTTTTGACCATGGCAGGTTAAACAAAGTGTGAAACGTTGTCGTTGTGGTGGATTATTGTCTCTTGGATCTTCGCGTAACTGGTGAATAGCCATGTTCCTCGCCGTTGAAATTAGCTTTTTTTGACCCCCTTGATAATTTAACAATAATCTCCACGCATTTTGCGTCGTCGATCGTGCGTCCCGCGCACCAAAATAGAACACATGCCCCTCCCTAAAATAACCCCCCTAAAACCAAAGCAACATCGCCTATGCATGCACTACCCCAATATTCAATATACAACACTAATCCATGTTTCTTTCTTCTATTTTCAGGATTAGTACACCTATCACGCATAGATGCAACTTGTCACAaatttttcaattatttttgaaattaggAACTCATCACAAATTCACATTGCTAATTGGTGGCTAGCACTTGTATTAGAGTCCCAGTGCTACTAGTGCTTTTAACAAGGAGTACCAGTACGTACTTACTAGTTTGtgtgtcatgcatgcatgtgggcATGTCTGTACCTGATTATGCAAGCCCTACTATAGTAGTTAATTTTTTTGAGATGACCACACGCATAGTAGTTAAAGAAATGCAGAGACGGTCAGTTACGCGAAGAATTAAGCAGAGCAAAGTATATTAACAAAGCATATTCTTTGGGATGATCACATACATGCACTGGTagtatataatttttaaattaaacaAAGCAAAGAAGAGCAAATTAAAGTAAAGTAACAAACTGTACGGACTAGCAGTTGTTAAAGAAATGCAGAGACAAAGAAGCAGGCTCAATCAAGTTTCAGATTTCAGAAGATTCTCCGAGTTCAGTGAGACAAATGGTGACGCTAGGAGGTCCTACTTCCTCTCCAGATAGATTATATTCTCCAGGTCTCTTGGCTTCGTCGATCTCAAGTCCGAACCAGGCCACGCTCCTGTGTCGATTAATCCGTGATTAGTTTAACCTGATCCTGCAAGATCTCTGCATGCCCCATGCATGCAGCTTCTTCTAGATGCAGTTTTTGCAACCCATGGGGTTTAGAAACCCTGCTGAACATGAAGAAGATACGGGTTGGCGCTACATTGTTAGATTACAAGCGAAATCAACGAAAGGCTAGCCATGTCTCGTCGTGTTAATGATCGAGCAAATTCACAAGAAGTGTTAAGCAGCAAATTAAGTAGTCCAGGTCTATCTTCACCTTCTTTAGTTTTAAGCTTTACTGCAATAATCAGGCTTCTCAATAAGCAATTATCGTTCACCAAATTACTCTATAGAGTAGCATGTGCAGCAGTACTAGTAAGCTAGGTAGCCGGGCAGCATGCATGATTCTGTCTCACCTTGCTTGCTGAACCACTGAACCATGGGCCCGGCCGACCTGCTTCACTGTTCACAAATAATTGAAACTAATAATTAGTGGTAACTGATAATATTCTCTAACTCAACTGCAGTACAATTTCACGATTTGCCACTGAATAATTTATAATGTTCcttatatattatcattgtgTTGATGATATGTGGATTTAAGTCTCAAGTATCATCCTTACAATGGATGATATATTAGGGATTCGACAGTTATTTAGTGGCATATTGTGAATTTATTTTATGATTTACTACTGTGTTAGCGCTTTTATCATGTGGAGCTGCTAGCTTTTCCTCATCCTTTTTGTCCGGCTTCAAACTTTGTCCATTTCTTCATGGGTGCAGTCTTCATGGATGGCGATCTGCACTATAATTGCAAATCGTTAACCACTATCTTTGTTTCATAAAAAGAGAAGCCCTAGGGTGTTTTAAGAACTGAAATCctgaagaggaaaaagaaaccaGGCCATTCCGGCCTTGTAGCCACTCGGTGTGTATCTAGTTACTTTTGGTTGGCGTTTAGCCAGACAAATGTGCATGGGCAATGTACTAACTAATGTTGTTAGATGCTAGTAACTAATAATCCTCTATAGTCTATATATATTGGTTATTGAACGGCCAGATGAGAATTGTTGTTAAGTGCAGATAGTCCTATCAGTTTGACACTGCATGCTTTTGTAAGTCATTTTGTGCAGCAGTATATATTGAGCTGTCAGCTTACCTTGATACTCCCATGTAAGTGTAAACTAAGGGCATGTATCTCTTTTCTTCTGAAAAAAATAGCCAAATAATTAGCAAATCTGCTTGAACTTTGGATCTTCTTGCATCAGCTTTTCAGAGGTTAGTCCCTATTTGGAAACAGGGACGAAGTATATATAATTTTCCTTTCTGATTCATACCCCGGGCAGCTCCTAGCAGGGGCGGACCCAGCAGCGAGGGCACAGGTTCCTGCTCAGTTCTTTGCTTTTTAGTGGACTTGAGTGGGCTTAGGTCTTTTTCGTGAAGTTACAAAAGTTTAGTCACTGTTATGCCTCTGCTGAATTTTTTGGTTGGATCCGTCCTTTGAATCCAATATTGTCTAGCTTGGCATTTTGAATATTTACATTTCTAccataaaatctaaaaaagagaTTGCCACTCTCAAACTTGATTTTTGAAAAGCTTATTACAAGATTGAGCATGAAGTGATCCTGCAGATTCTTCAGCATAAGGGCTTTGGGGCCAGGTGGATTTCTTTGATAGCAGGAACCCTTCACTAAGGTACTTCTTCTGTTCTTCTTAACAGTGTCTCAGGAGAATTGTTCTACTGTAAACGAGGTACAAGACAAGGTGATCCCCTCTCCTATTTATTTTGTCTGCTGATCACCTGCAATCAATCATTAATAAGTCCAAGAACCAAGGGCTTTTAAAGCTGTCAATCTACCCCTTTGCTTCGCCAAACGTCTCTCTAGCTTTTTACTCTAGGAAACAACCAGTGTTGGTAACTGGTAAGTATAGTTGGGTGCGTGGTTTATAAATCGTGAGGGTTACCGGGGAAACGCTTTGCCGAGTCCTCTTGCTCTTCGCAACAACTTGGGCACGAAAATCACGAAGGTacatgcattgcattgcatactGCCCTGAATATATAGTACGTACTTCGTTCACTAAAATATACTTTATTTTAAAAACCGtcaaaagtaaattttaaatattaattttttatactaTGTTATCGGTggctataaaattaatattaaattaaaatattttaaaatataaatctattgaaaccaattttatacgctaaatatgcatataatttaactaattattaataaaaagttataaaatttgactttttaaaaaataaactacgTTTTACATTCTTGAAAGGAGGAAGTATATGATTGAAATCAAAGTGCTTTATGGTGGTGTTTTATGGTACGTGCTTAATTGCTTAACCTTTGAATCGACCTCTGGACTCCAGTAATGAAGGCAAAACTCTTCAAGGTACGCGATGCCATGTTGCAGTTTACAAGGCCTGACTGGAGACTTTTAGGCCGACCCGATCGACAGCGTCGTCCCGACAAACTTGCCGATCAATGGTGGAAGAATAATCAAGCCTCCTTGCAGTTGGTCATCTGATACTCTCGGTAACTGCGTGTTCAACCGAACGGGACTGCGCTTCTACGCACACGTCGTCAACCCGTGCTGACCGGTTAACAATCTTGACTGGAATGGCAAGTGGGACCGTTGACTTCGATCCACACACGTCACCCGAGTTGCAGCCACCGCCGACGCCGCGCGCGTCAGCGACAACCCCGGCAGCCCTCGCCGGCAAAGCTCCGGCCGGATAAGGCCGCGCGGCGCCGTAGGACGACTCCTCAGCTGTACCGACGTACGACGAGCTCAAGTTGTTCCGTTTCCACGTAAACTTGGCCATCTGGGTGTGTTTAGTTCTCGGGAGCTGTATCGCATAATTTGATTGTACATAGTTATATTTGATGAGAATAAGATTTTTTGTTGTATTGTATTTGTCTAGATAAGTTTAATTAAGTTTTTGCATGGTTGATCGAATTTGAGGTCGTATTAACGATATaaaagttgagattgtgattattTATCTATATAAAAATAACTTTATGACACTTATTAGTGAGATGCCTATATTTATTGAGATAATCTGAAACAGTAAATATAGATAAACAAACACACTTTTTTGTAAGATTATACGTATCCGTCGGACCAGATCTATAGAGCAAATTTGAGCAACTAATCGCACCCTTATAATCCCATCTTTAGATCAAATTTAAAAACCTCAAGGCCGGGCAGGGGCATTTGTTCATGCAAAGGAGAATCTTGTACTATTACTGGTTCTACTTTAACATGGTGTGCCCACGCTTAGTTAAACCTTAACCTTTTGACCTCGAGGCTCGGCTCCACTAATGGTTGGACTTCTAAGTTACAGCCGATAAGATTGACATTGTCGTCCGTCCGTCCCCGACAAACATACCAGTTAACCACTGATTGAATGAATTATCAAGATGCTTACGTAAACAAGCAATAATCCTGGTCGATCGACTGCTGATATCTCGGCGAGTGATAATCCTTGTCGATCGACTGCTGATGCTATCTCGTTGCATCTTGAGGCAGAGCAAGATTACTACACAAACTGACAGTCTCGCCGGGTCTCAAGACAACGTCACCATCATATATAGATATGGGGATGTGCATCTATGATACAGAGAGGTTGGAAAGAAACCCTTATACAACTATATTATCTTaatataacaaaaaaaaaaaattaataaacttttgttaaaaaaatcctATATCATCTATGACCGCCTTGAGCTCATCCataagggtatgtttggttatcTGAATTTCTCTAGTCTAGCTCAGTGTATACGTATAATCTCAGAAAAAAGTGTTTGATTATCTACATCCACTGTTTTCAGctgtatgagcggatgtaaATGTACGGTCTCATCCTAGTTGAGGAGTAAAGTTCGATTTGAACTTCACTTTTTATCATGGCTGAACGGATGCAGGTTCTGCATCTGCTCATATACACTGATGTAtttatcagtgtcacaaaatcatctttataaGTAATCAACCAATCTCAATATCAACTATTGTATCCACTCATATGGCCTCAGATTcagttaaaaaaacaaaaaattagctCAACCTGTATAGATAGATATAATCAATTaaatactcttcttttcaacataTATAGATCTATTAAACCTATTTTTTTCCCAATCTATTTGTACCGCAGCTCTACCAAATACTACTGGAGCAACtaaacacccccccccccccaacactCCGAGACAGAGGCCACGTCGAAGTGTCGAACAGCCCAGCGCATGGCCGCACGCGATCCGGTTTGACCTTGCCGCTTCCAGTGCGCAGTAAAAGCGCAAAGCTCCACTGCAGTAGACGGTAGAAAAGGACGCGCAGTAAAAAGGCTGTGGCGGTAGGGAATGACGGATCTGCCCCTAACCCTTCGGACAGGCGCACGAGCCTAGGCGGATCCCCTGCGCCCGCCGCCCGCGCTTGCACCATTCGCTCCGGCCGGGCCACGTGGCCGAGCCGCGTCACCGGTAACTGACCACGGGGGCCCGCATGATGACCCACGTGTCAGTGAGGGGATGGTTTGTTTTTGTCACTGTTGTTGCGGGGCCAGGCGGGCGCGGCTCGCCGTTGGTATAAAGCGCCCGCGCCACCAACTGCCTTCGCCGCACGCCGCCAAACGCGACGAAACCTCAGCAGGGGAACAAGCAAGCGAGAGTGTGCGAGCTAGCCACTGTGACTGTGCGGCGAGCGCACGAGGAGGACGTACGCGAGGAGCTGGTGATGATGGTCGCCGCGGTGCGCGCTCCTCCGGCGCTCGCAAAGCCGCCGAGGCCGCACgcatcgccgccgccggggcACGCGATGCTGGAGCTGtcccccgcggcggcggcgggcggggagGACCAGGGGTTTTCGGACATGGAGACGGCGTCGTCGACGGGGGCGCCCAACTCGAGCCTCAGCTTGGCCAGCAGCGCCGGCAGCCTCCCGCGGTCTTCCAGCCTTTCCCGCCTCTCCTTCGGCTGCTCCCCCTCCGCGGCCCTGGCAGCGGCGTCCCCGTGTTCGCCGCCTCAGGTGGCGGCGTTACGGCCGCACCGGTCGGGCGACGTGGCGTGGGCGGCCATCCGCGCCGCGTCGACGTCCTCCGCGGCGCCGCTCGGGCCGAGGGACTTCAAGCTGGTGCGCCgcatcggcggcggcgacatCGGGACGGTGTACCTGTGCCGGCTCCGGGCCGGGTCGTCGTCGGCAACGCCGGAAGGGAGGGAAAGACCGTGCCTTTACGCGATGAAGGTGGTGGACCGGCGGGCGgtggccaagaagaagaagctggagcgcgcggcggcggagaagcGCATCCTTCGGGTGCTGGACCACCCCTTCCTCCCCACGCTCTTTGCCGACTTCGACGCCGCGCCGCACTTCTCCTGCGTCGTCATGGAGTTCTGCCCCGGCGGCGACCTCCACTCCCTCCGCCACCGCATGCCCTCCCGCCGCTtccccctccgctccgctcgGTAAGTAGTACACACCGCAAAAATCAGTCCTTTCACGTCAAAGCACATTATGGCATATGCACCGGCGCCGACGTCGAGTTCCAAGCAGGTTCTACGCGGCGGAGGTTCTTTTGGCGCTGGAGTACCTGCACATGATGGGCATCGTGTACCGGGACCTCAAGCCGGAGAACGTGCTCATCCGTGCGGACGGCCACATCATGCTCACCGACTTCGACCTATCGCTCgagtccacctcctcgccgtcgcTCGAGGAGGCCGCTGCCGCTGAAAAGGCAGGGGAGAACGAGCCGGACACGGCCACCGTGTCGTGCTTCCCGGACCACCTTCTTCGGTTCAAGCGCCGGCGGAGGCGTCGCAACACCATGGCGCCGGCGGCGCAACCGCGGTTCGTGGCGGAGCCTGTGGACGCGCGTTCGTGCTCGTTCGTGGGGACGCACGAGTACGTGGCCCCCGAGGTCGCGAGCGGGGCCCCCCACGGCGCCGCCGTGGACTGGTGGGCCTACGGCGTGTTCCTCTACGAGCTCCTCCACGGGCGCACCCCGTTCGCGGGCGCCGACAACGAGTCCACGCTCCGCAACATCGTGCGCCGCCCGCTCGCCTTCCCCCCGGGGTCGGGCTCCTGCGGCCCCGCCGACGCCGCGGCGCGCGACCTCATCGTCCGCCTCCTCGCCAAGGACCCCGCCGCGCGCCTGGGctcccgccgcggcgccgccgaCGTCAAGTCccacccattcttcaagagCCTCAACTTCGCGCTCCTCCGCTCCTCCCGCCCCCCCGTCGTCCCCGGGTCGTTGCCCCTGCACCGCTCTCAATCCTGCAAGGCCGCGCCCGCGGCTGTGACCCCCAAGAAGCCGGACGCCCGCTTCGTCCTCTTCTGATCGTCGCCAATGCAGGTCCGGCCGGGACGCCATGCATCGCCATGTACAGAGACAGTGTTCAATCCAATCAGCCAGTAGTAAAATGAATCCACCTGGATGTCGTCAGTCTAATTGAACCTGCAAGTTCAACCCATGGTGCTTAATCTACCGCGTCCACAGGTTCCGAGGCTTTAATGATCGAGCTTAACACCCGGCCTAATCAACCAGATTATGTGCAGCGAG
Proteins encoded:
- the LOC133906439 gene encoding protein kinase PINOID-like, whose protein sequence is MMVAAVRAPPALAKPPRPHASPPPGHAMLELSPAAAAGGEDQGFSDMETASSTGAPNSSLSLASSAGSLPRSSSLSRLSFGCSPSAALAAASPCSPPQVAALRPHRSGDVAWAAIRAASTSSAAPLGPRDFKLVRRIGGGDIGTVYLCRLRAGSSSATPEGRERPCLYAMKVVDRRAVAKKKKLERAAAEKRILRVLDHPFLPTLFADFDAAPHFSCVVMEFCPGGDLHSLRHRMPSRRFPLRSARFYAAEVLLALEYLHMMGIVYRDLKPENVLIRADGHIMLTDFDLSLESTSSPSLEEAAAAEKAGENEPDTATVSCFPDHLLRFKRRRRRRNTMAPAAQPRFVAEPVDARSCSFVGTHEYVAPEVASGAPHGAAVDWWAYGVFLYELLHGRTPFAGADNESTLRNIVRRPLAFPPGSGSCGPADAAARDLIVRLLAKDPAARLGSRRGAADVKSHPFFKSLNFALLRSSRPPVVPGSLPLHRSQSCKAAPAAVTPKKPDARFVLF